DNA from Actinomyces sp. oral taxon 897:
AGCAGGAGGAGGAGCGGCCACACGAGGTAGAACTGCTCCTCCACCGCCAGGGACCACACGTTGGTCAGCAGACTGGGCTGGGCCTGGTCGAAGTAGGAGGATCCGGCGAATATCTCGACCCAGTTGTAGACCAGGCCGATGGCGCCCAGGACCTGTCGGCGTATGCCCAGCAGGACGTCGCCCCCCGGCCAGGCCGCCAGCGACACCGTCACCACGATGGTGCTCAGCAGGGCCGGGACGATCCGGCGCAGACGCCTGACCCAGAAGCGCCGCAGGTTGGTGGACCCGGTACGACGCCGCTCGTCCACCAGCAGGCTGGTGATGAGGAAGCCGGAGATGACGAAGAAGGCGTCCACGCCTACCTTCCCGCCGGGCAGCGCCCCGGGCAGGAGGTGGTAGGCCAGGACCATAAAGACAGCGAGCGCGCGCACGCCGTCGAGCCCCCGAACCCGGGCCCGGGGAGGAAGAGAACGGGGGGTGGAGGAGGTAGAGACAGACGGGTTCACGGACTGTGCTGAGATGCTCATGGTGTCACAGGTGTTACGTGGACGGGAACGGGGCCCAGCCTAGCGTTAGTTTGTCCTGAGACCAGGGTGTGACAACGTCTGACGGCCCTCACAGGCGTGCTCCCCGCCACGGTGAGGCCCGGTGGCCGGGCTCCTAGGATGGACGCATGCCACAGCCCACGCCAGCGGCCGTCCGCGAGGCCCTGTCCCGCGTCATCGATCCCGAGCTCCGCCGTCCGATCACCGACCTGGGCATGGTGGGGTCCGTCGAGATCGGTGACGACGGCCTCGTCACCGTCTTGATCCTGCTGACCGTCGCCGGGTGCCCCCTGAAGGACACCCTCAGCCAGGACGCGCGCCGTGAGGTGGGCTCCGTGGAGGGGGTCACCGGCGTCGAGGTGCGTATGGGGGTCATGAACGACGAGCAGCGCGCCGAGCTGCGCGCCCGTCTGCGCGGGGGCGCCGCTGAGCCGGTGATCCCCTTCACCAAACCCGGCAGCCTGACCCGCGTCTACGCGGTGACCTCCGGGAAGGGCGGGGTGGGCAAGTCCTCGGTCACGGCCGCCCTGGCCGCCGCCCTGGCCGCCCAGGGCCTGAGCGTGGGGGTGGTGGACGCCGACATCTACGGCTTCTCCATCCCCCGCATGATGGGTGCGGACTACCCGCCCACCCAGCTCGACGGCATGATCGTCCCCCCGGTGTCCCACGGGGTCAAGGTCATGAGCATCGGCATGTTCGTGGACGACAAGCAGCCGGTGATCTGGCGCGGGCCCATGCTCCACCGGGCCGTCCAGCAGTTCCTCTCCGACGTCTTCTGGGGGGACCTGGACGTGCTCCTACTGGACCTGCCCCCCGGTACCGGTGACGTGACCATCTCCGTGGCCCAGCTCCTGCCCAACGCGGAGATCCTGGTGGTCACCACCCCCCAGGCCGCCGCCGCGGAGGTGGCCGAGCGCACCGGCCTCATTGCCGCCCAGACCCACCAGAAGGTCCTGGGGGTCATTGAGAACATGTCCTACCTGCTCCAGGACGACGGCTCCAGGCTGGAGATATTCGGGTCCGGCGGCGGCCAAGCGGTCTCCGACTCCCTGACCCAGGTCCTGGGCTACCAGGTGCCGCTGATGGCCCAGCTGCCCCTGGACATCCGCCTGCGGGAGGGCTCGGACCTCGGCGTGCCGGTGACCGTCAGCGACCACGGCAGGCCCCCGGCAGACTCCCCCGCCGCGCTGGAGCTGGCGCGGGTGGCCTCCAGTATTGGGCACCGGGCCCGCGGGCTGGCCCGCCGCCCCCTGGGCGTGAGTCCCGTCAACACCTGAGTGCCCGGCTGGCCGGTGCTAAGTGCCCGGCTGGTCCGGACCAGTTCGCGCTGAACTCGCCTAAGCGCAGGTGAACGCGCTTGAGAGCGCCTGAACGCGCTTTCATGCATATGAACTCCGTTTGGAGTAGCGTTCACCTGGGCGAGACGACGTTCACCCGCGTGACAGCACGTTCAGGCGTCCACGGTCAGGGTCGCAGCCTCCGGGCGGGTCCTCGCGGCGGCCTTGGCGGCCCGGACAATGTCACGTGGGGAGAGCGGCCTGGGGGGCAGGTCGCCCGACGCCTCAGTGAGGCTGGTGGGAATGGCGGCCGCCTCCGAGGTCGCGGTCGTCTGCCCGTCCCAGGACCCAGTCACGACGGCGTCCTGCTCCCGGTTATCGGGGACGGCAGCCCGCTGTTCCCCGGACGCGGCGTCGTCCCGCTGTTCCCCGGGCGTGGCGTCCTGCTGCTCCCGGAGCGCGTCAGGACGCTGTTCCTCGGGCGCGGTATCCCGCCCCTGGGCTACCGGCTGGGCGGCAGTCTGCTCCTGGTCATCGGGCGTGGTGTCCTGCTCCTGTGACGCCTCGGCCTGCGGCCCTGGGGCCGTCTCCGCAGACCCCGCCTGCGGGGTGGTGTCGCTCACAGACCCCTCCCCGGCACCCGGCTCAGACCCCCGGGCCACGTCAGCCACCTCGGCCCGCGTTTCCTTGGCCGCCTCGGCCTCAACCTCGGCTTCCTGGGCCTCCTCGGCCTCAGCCCCGGCCCGCGCCGCCTCGGCCTGCGCCTCAATCCGCTTGCCCAGGGAGTCCGAACGCTCCTGGGCGGCCAGGGCCCGCACGTCGGCGGCCACGGCGTCCGAGGCCTCCTTGGCGGTAGAGGCCACCGCGGCCAGGGGGTTGGCCAGGTCGCGCTTAATGGCGTCGAGGTCCTCACCCAGGGCGTCGCGCACGATCTTGCGCGGGTCGTAGTTGCGGGGGTTGAGGTCGGCGAGGTTGAGGTCACCGAGCTCAGGGCCCACCTCCTCGGCGATCTGCGCCTTGGCCTGCTCCAGGAAGACACGCAGCTGACGGATGAGCTGGGTGAGCTTGCGGGTGTACTCAGGCAGACGCCGGGGACCCACCACGATCACCGCCACCAGGAGGATGACGATGAACTCGTTGCCGTTGATGCCGAACACACGCCCAGTATAGGGAGCCGCCCGGGGCACGTGCCGCCGCGGGCACCGGTAGGCTCTGCCTGTGGCGATACCCGGCATCGTCCGCAAGACCAGGAACAAGCCTGTTCACCGGTACCTGAAACAATAGGAGCTGGCGCGTCCGTACCCGGGCGCAGGACGTGATCATGTGAGGAAGGCAGCGCGGTGAGTGCCGACAAGACCTTGACCTGGACCTACACCGAGGAGTTCCCTCTGGAGGAAGAGGCCGCCACCCAGGCCCGCCTGCGTGGGATGGGCCTCGGGGTGGAGCCGGTCAGCGTGGCCACCGGGGCCGCGCTGCGGGTCCTGGCCGCCTCCGTCGGCGCCAAGAGCATTGCCGAGATCGGTACCGGCACCGGCGTGTCCGGCCTGTGGCTGCTGGGCGGCATGGGCCGCGACGGGGTCCTGACCACCATCGACGTCGAGAGCGAGCTCCAGCGTGAGGCCCGCCGCGCATTCGACGCCGCCGGGTACCCCTCCTCCCGGATCCGTCTCATCCAGGGCCGGGCCAGTGCCGTCATGCCGCGCATGGCGGCCCGCTCCTACGACATGGTGGTCCTGGACGTCGACCCCGTGGAGGCGGCCAACCTCGCCGAGGGCGCCCTGCGCATGCTGCGCGTGGGCGGGGTGCTCGCCGTCACCCACGCCCTGTGGGCGGACCACGTGGCCGACCCCGCCCGCCGCGACCCGGCCACCGTGGCGGCCCGCGAGCTGGCCAAGGCCGTACGCGCCTCCGACCTGCTGGTCTGCACGCTCCTGCCGGTGGGTGACGGCCTGCTGGTGGCGGTGCGCCGGGGCTGAGCCCGCCGCGCCCGCCACGACCCAGGGCCCGCCGGGGCACGGCCCAGGGAGCGAGCCCGCGAGCCACCGCGCCCCGGCTGCACCCGACCCGGACGCGACCACCTGGCCAATAACGAGCCCGTGCTCGCCGCGACCCGACGCTCGCCACGCGCCCCGCCGCGCCCGCCATAATCCGGCTGAGCTCACCGCCTGAGGCCCCACGCCCGCCACGCACCCGGGCGACCACGTACTGCGGTGCGCCCCGGGGGAACAGACACGGACATCTGGCGCATGTACCCAGGGGCCGCACCCTTGCCCACCCACCCCGCCGTCCGCCCCGGCGCGCCCAGGACGTGACGGAGAACGTGACAGAAGACGTGACGGGTGCTACTGTACCCCTATAACCAAAGCCGGTTTTGAAACCCCCTTTCACACTGGTGAGGACGCCAGTCGACCCTGATCCCACACCCCCACAGGAGCGGACAATGCCAGGACACCCCGGGACCTCCACCCGCGCCGCCAACGCCGCCGCGCTGTGGGACCAGCTGCGCCGGGCCCGGGTCAGCAGCGTCACCGACCTGGCGCGGGCCGCGGGGACCTCGCGCCCCACGGCGAGCGCCGTCCTGGCCGACCTGGAGGACCAGGGCCTGGTGGTCTCCCAGGACCTGGTGGACCCCACCCCGGGCCGCCCGGCGACCGGCTGGTCCCTCTCCCCGCGCGCGGGCTACGTCCTGGGCGCCGACGTCCTGGTCTCCTCCGTCCTGGTCAGCGCCGCCACCCTGGACGGCACCGTCGTGGCGGCCCGGACCTCGCCGCTGAGCGGGGAGCGGCGCTACCCGGACCTCCTGGCCGCCCTCACCCAGGAGGTGGACAGGCTGTCCGGCTACGGCCCCCTGCGGCACCTGTCCGTCTCCACCACCGGGATCCCCGACGACGCCGGTGTCGTCCTCCACGCGGACCTGGTCCCCCAGTGGGACGGCTTCGACCTGGCGGGCAACCTCCGCCACGACCTGGGCGTGGCGGTGGACGTGGACAACGACATCAACATGGCCGCGCTGGGGGAGTTCCGCCTGAGGGTCCAGGACGGGCAGATCGCCGCCCAGGGGGACCTGCTCTACATCCTGGTGGCCCGGGGGATCCACTCCGGCCTCGTCCTGTCGGGCAGGGTGCACCGGGGCAGCCGCTTCACCGCCGGCGAGATCTCCGCCGCCCTGGACCTGCACCTGGAGGACGCCCAGGCCCCGGACGAGGACTGGGCGGAGCGCGTGGCCCTGACGATCTCCTCGGTGGGGCTCGTCGTGGACCCCGACCTCATTGTCATCTCGACGCCGACGGCGCGCGCCCGCTCCATGGTCCTGCCCCTCATGTCCCTCATGCGCGCCAAGGGGACGCAGTGGTCCCCCCGGCTCCGGCTGGAGAGCGCGCGCCTGGGGTGGGGGGCGGCGGCCGTCGGCGCCCTGTCCCTCGCCCTGGACCACGCCAACCAGGCCGTCACGGGGGCCGACGAGGTCCCCGTCACCCCCCTGGAGGGCGTGGAGACCGTCAGCAACGCCGCAACCACAGGAGAGCACAGCACCATGACCGCCACCGCCGCCACGTCCCGGCCCTCTGACACCCTGCGCGTCGGGGTGGTCGGGGTCGGCGCCCGGGCCAAGTTCACCCTGGCCGCCGAGCGGCCCGAGAACAACGGCCGGATCACCGCCGTCTGCGAGACCCACCCCCGGGCCCGCGAGCGCGTGGCCTCCCGCCTCCAGCGGGACCCCGACTCGGTGTCCATCACCACCAGCGTGACCGACCTGGTGGGGACCGGGATCGACGTCGCCTTCGTGACCTCCCCCGACGACACCCACGCGGACGTGACCTGCGAGCTCCTGCGGGCGGGGGTCCCCGTCTACCTGGAGAAGCCCCTGGCCATCACCATGGAGGGGGCCACGCGCGTCCTGCGCACCGCCTACGAGACGGGCACCCGCCTGTACGTGGGGCACAATATGCGCCACATGCACGTGGTGCGCTCCATGCGCGAGCTCATCCGCTCGGGGCGGATCGGCGAGGTCAAGGCCATCTGGTGCCGGCACTTCGTGGGCTCCGGCGGGGACTTCTACTTCAAGGACTGGCACGCCACCAGGGAGCACGGCACGGGTCTGCTGCTGCAGAAGGCGGCGCACGACATCGACGTCATGCACTGGCTGGCGGACTCCCACACCACCAGCGTGGTGGCCATGGGCGGGCAGACCCTCTACCACCAGGTCACGGACCGGGCGGACCGCTCCGACGAGCTCATGCACAGCTGGTACTCCCTGGACAACTGGCCGCCCCTGAGCCAGAAGGGCCTGAGCCCGGTCATTGACGTCGAGGACCTGTCCATGGTGCTCATGCGCATGGACTCGGGGGTCTACGCTTCCTACGAGCAGTGCCACTACACC
Protein-coding regions in this window:
- a CDS encoding Mrp/NBP35 family ATP-binding protein, whose product is MPQPTPAAVREALSRVIDPELRRPITDLGMVGSVEIGDDGLVTVLILLTVAGCPLKDTLSQDARREVGSVEGVTGVEVRMGVMNDEQRAELRARLRGGAAEPVIPFTKPGSLTRVYAVTSGKGGVGKSSVTAALAAALAAQGLSVGVVDADIYGFSIPRMMGADYPPTQLDGMIVPPVSHGVKVMSIGMFVDDKQPVIWRGPMLHRAVQQFLSDVFWGDLDVLLLDLPPGTGDVTISVAQLLPNAEILVVTTPQAAAAEVAERTGLIAAQTHQKVLGVIENMSYLLQDDGSRLEIFGSGGGQAVSDSLTQVLGYQVPLMAQLPLDIRLREGSDLGVPVTVSDHGRPPADSPAALELARVASSIGHRARGLARRPLGVSPVNT
- a CDS encoding twin-arginine translocase TatA/TatE family subunit — protein: MFGINGNEFIVILLVAVIVVGPRRLPEYTRKLTQLIRQLRVFLEQAKAQIAEEVGPELGDLNLADLNPRNYDPRKIVRDALGEDLDAIKRDLANPLAAVASTAKEASDAVAADVRALAAQERSDSLGKRIEAQAEAARAGAEAEEAQEAEVEAEAAKETRAEVADVARGSEPGAGEGSVSDTTPQAGSAETAPGPQAEASQEQDTTPDDQEQTAAQPVAQGRDTAPEEQRPDALREQQDATPGEQRDDAASGEQRAAVPDNREQDAVVTGSWDGQTTATSEAAAIPTSLTEASGDLPPRPLSPRDIVRAAKAAARTRPEAATLTVDA
- a CDS encoding O-methyltransferase, with product MSADKTLTWTYTEEFPLEEEAATQARLRGMGLGVEPVSVATGAALRVLAASVGAKSIAEIGTGTGVSGLWLLGGMGRDGVLTTIDVESELQREARRAFDAAGYPSSRIRLIQGRASAVMPRMAARSYDMVVLDVDPVEAANLAEGALRMLRVGGVLAVTHALWADHVADPARRDPATVAARELAKAVRASDLLVCTLLPVGDGLLVAVRRG
- a CDS encoding ROK family protein, with translation MPGHPGTSTRAANAAALWDQLRRARVSSVTDLARAAGTSRPTASAVLADLEDQGLVVSQDLVDPTPGRPATGWSLSPRAGYVLGADVLVSSVLVSAATLDGTVVAARTSPLSGERRYPDLLAALTQEVDRLSGYGPLRHLSVSTTGIPDDAGVVLHADLVPQWDGFDLAGNLRHDLGVAVDVDNDINMAALGEFRLRVQDGQIAAQGDLLYILVARGIHSGLVLSGRVHRGSRFTAGEISAALDLHLEDAQAPDEDWAERVALTISSVGLVVDPDLIVISTPTARARSMVLPLMSLMRAKGTQWSPRLRLESARLGWGAAAVGALSLALDHANQAVTGADEVPVTPLEGVETVSNAATTGEHSTMTATAATSRPSDTLRVGVVGVGARAKFTLAAERPENNGRITAVCETHPRARERVASRLQRDPDSVSITTSVTDLVGTGIDVAFVTSPDDTHADVTCELLRAGVPVYLEKPLAITMEGATRVLRTAYETGTRLYVGHNMRHMHVVRSMRELIRSGRIGEVKAIWCRHFVGSGGDFYFKDWHATREHGTGLLLQKAAHDIDVMHWLADSHTTSVVAMGGQTLYHQVTDRADRSDELMHSWYSLDNWPPLSQKGLSPVIDVEDLSMVLMRMDSGVYASYEQCHYTPDYWRNYTVIGTEGRIENFGDGEGGLIRLWNRRTHYNAEGDEVFPIVGDAGGHGDADVLTITEFMRFVREGTPTDTSPLGAWYAVAAGIQATESLRDGSTPRTIPDLPPEVVDYFTRNQVR